In the Candidatus Binatia bacterium genome, GCCTCGGGAGCGAGGCGGCGATTCGTTGGGTGGCCAACTGGTATGCAGAACAATACGCGGGCGTTGCGCCTGTTGCCGTCGGCCATCGCGTGGTGCACGGAGGTCATCGCTTTTTCGCTGCGGCCGTGGTGACGCCTGCAGTGCGCGACGTCATCGCGGAGTTCTCTTGTTTTGCGCCGCTGCACCAACCACGCTGTGTCGAGGCCTTGGATCTTGCCCGCGAGCTTTGGCCGCAAGCCATCCAGGTGGCTTGCTTCGACACCGCCTTCCACGCGGCGCAGCCGCGCGTCGCGCGCTTATTCGCTTTGCCGCGGCGGTGGGCCGAAGCGGGCCTGATCCGCTACGGCTTTCATGGGCTTTCGTTCGCCTCTATCGTGCGGCAACTCGCTGAGCGCCAGCCAGAATTGCGCGAGCGCAAGTGGGTGGTGGCACATCTCGGGAGCGGCGTGAGCCTGTGCGCCATCGCGGATGGGCGCTCGGTCGCGACGACGATGGGGCTCACTCCACTCGACGGCGTGCCGATGTCGACTCGCTGCGGGAGCATCGATCCGGGCGTGCTCGTTTACCTTCTCCGTCATGCGGAGCTGGACTTGGACGAGGTAGAGCACATGCTGTACTACGAGTCTGGCCTCAAGGGACTCTCGATGCTCTCCGGTGACATGCGCGAGCTCCTTGCCAGCGATGCCCGCGAAGCGCAGGAAGCAGTCGAATTGTTTGCTTACCGCGTGCAACGCGAAGTCGCATCCTTGGCTGGGGCTCTCCAGGGCCTCGACGTACTCGTGTTCACGGGGGGAATTGGCGAGCATTCACCCGTGATCCGGGAGCGGATTGCATCCGGACTGGAGTGGCTCGGGGTGAGGCTCGATGCCGCGGCGAATCGGACCGGCAAAGCGTTGATCTCCCGTGCCGACAGTGGCGTGGCTGTGTGGGTTATTCCGAGCGACGAAAATGGCGAAATTGCCCGCGAGACCTATGCCCAACTGCGGGCGCTCGGAGGGTAACAACCTTTGGAAGCAGGAGGTAGGGCATGCGTTTAGAGTTGCATCCTTGGCCCGGAGGCCCGGTCGACGAGGAAACTTTGCGTGCTCAACTGGTCGAAGAGGGCTTCGACCCGTTCCGCTGGCAAGATCCGGCGGGCACCACCTACGAGCCGCACGCCCACGCGCACGACGAGAGCATTTGGGTTGTGGCAGGAGAAATCACCTTTCAGGCTAGTGGGCAGACCTTCCGTTTGCGACCCGGGGACCGGCTCATGCTTCCCGCAGGTACACTGCACACCGCCCATGTGGGCAATTCCGGCGCGGTGTACTTGATCGGCCAGCGACCTCCCGGAGGGCAGCACCGGCAAGCATGAGCCGGGTGGCGGAGAACAAGTTTCCGGATGGATTTGCTCGGCCGATGGGTTCTCGGCCCCTACCGTGGCATGCGGGAACGTCGGTAGCTGGTTGCGCTGTACCGCTCGCCCTGAACTGCGTTGCCTCAGGATTCGGGTCGCCCGAGCAGAAACCACAGACCGAGGAGCAAGAAAGACACGCCTGCCAGACGCCGGAGCAAACTCGGCGACACCCAGCGCGTCACCGCCTCGCCCGCTAGCACGGCCACTGCCGAGGTGGCGACCAAGGCTAACGCAGCACCGAGAAACACCGCCCACCGGCTTTGCCCGCCGACTGCCAGGGACAACGTGGCCAACTGAGTCTTGTCGCCGATTTCCGCGAGGAAGATGGCGACAAAGGTTGAGAGGAATAACTTCCAGTCCATGCTCGCTATCTCCTTAGGCCGAGCCAACAAACGTTATGCCTGTGCTCTTTGCGCAACTCGTTCCCCTTGCGATTCTTCGAGTAGGAACTCGCGAATAGCGAGTACCAACTCGCGCGGGCGATCGAAGTGTACCATGTGCCCAGCGCCGGGAATTTCCACAAAGCGATGATTGCGAAAACAGGCTAAACGCCGCTCGAGATCCCACGGCTCCAGATAAACGGCCCCGGGCTGGTCCCGCCAAAATTCGCCGGATTCTGCACCGTGAATGATCAACGTCGGCGCGGTAATGCGCCGCCAGAGCGCCATATTGTACTCGAGGTGGTAGGGGCCGGTGATGGCCATGGTGGCAAGCATGGGATCGAACTTCCACTCCAGGGTGCCATCCTCCCGTGCCCTGGTGCCGAGCAGTGCGAGTTCGCGTGCCTTGGCCTCGGGCAGCCGCGGGTTGCGCTCGCGCAGGCGCTTGTACGCCGCTTCTAAGTCCGGCAGCCCAGGGTGACCTGCAAACGCACGATCGACGCGCGCAAATCCCTCCAATGTGCGGCGTACCGCTTGATCCATATCGATGGGCGGAGGGCCGAGACCTTCGATGATGACGATCTTCGAAGGCACGTCGGGAAAACATCCGCTGTAATTTGCCACTACCTCGCCCCCCATCGAATGCCCCACCAGCACGGGCTTTCGTAGCCGCAACGCCCGAACGAGGTTGTGTAGGTCCAGGACAAAATGCCCGAACGCGTAGTAGGGTGTGGTTTCACTGTCGCCGTGTCCGCGCAGGTCGATCGCTAATACCCGAAAACGATCGATGAGGCTTCGCGCCAAATCATCGAAGGAATGGGAGTGATCGCGCAAGCCGTGCACAATCACGAGCGGGGGAAAATGTGGGCGTCCCCAGTCGCGAAAGTGAATGCGCAGGGTGCCGCTGCGAAAAAATCGTTCTGAGTACTCTGGCATGGCGTTCCTCCTCGCATGGGCGCAGCCGGTCGTTGTAAGTGACGGCGCTCTTTTCCCTGGCCGTCTCGTGAACCGTGCCGTAACCGTAGCCACAATGTGGCCTTTGTGCACGGTCCCACCGAGGGGCTCCCGTCGGCGTGGATCATTGGCGAGTGGCGAGTAGTGAGCAGCGAGTAGCGAGTGGCGAGTGGGTGGAATTGACGAACGGCGAATGGGGGAACATGTCGATTCCCGATGGTGGTGCCAGCTGTGCTACGCGCGTTGCCGCCTCGGCACGTGGCACCAGCACCATCGTAGGGGCGACTCATGCGTCGCCCTTGGCGCCGGCGAGCGACATGCATAGGGAATGGCGAATGGATCGGCGAGTAGCGAGTGGCGAGTGGCGAGTGGTGAGTAGGGAGTGGCCGTACGCTCTGTGACTGCTAGGCG is a window encoding:
- a CDS encoding TMEM165/GDT1 family protein, translated to MDWKLFLSTFVAIFLAEIGDKTQLATLSLAVGGQSRWAVFLGAALALVATSAVAVLAGEAVTRWVSPSLLRRLAGVSFLLLGLWFLLGRPES
- a CDS encoding alpha/beta hydrolase, translating into MPEYSERFFRSGTLRIHFRDWGRPHFPPLVIVHGLRDHSHSFDDLARSLIDRFRVLAIDLRGHGDSETTPYYAFGHFVLDLHNLVRALRLRKPVLVGHSMGGEVVANYSGCFPDVPSKIVIIEGLGPPPIDMDQAVRRTLEGFARVDRAFAGHPGLPDLEAAYKRLRERNPRLPEAKARELALLGTRAREDGTLEWKFDPMLATMAITGPYHLEYNMALWRRITAPTLIIHGAESGEFWRDQPGAVYLEPWDLERRLACFRNHRFVEIPGAGHMVHFDRPRELVLAIREFLLEESQGERVAQRAQA
- a CDS encoding cupin domain-containing protein — encoded protein: MRLELHPWPGGPVDEETLRAQLVEEGFDPFRWQDPAGTTYEPHAHAHDESIWVVAGEITFQASGQTFRLRPGDRLMLPAGTLHTAHVGNSGAVYLIGQRPPGGQHRQA
- a CDS encoding acetate/propionate family kinase, with product MSWRVLVFNTGSSSVKFGVYRCNDEVALEYTGAVSGLDGQTEVEIYAAAARSRHTVALGCLGSEAAIRWVANWYAEQYAGVAPVAVGHRVVHGGHRFFAAAVVTPAVRDVIAEFSCFAPLHQPRCVEALDLARELWPQAIQVACFDTAFHAAQPRVARLFALPRRWAEAGLIRYGFHGLSFASIVRQLAERQPELRERKWVVAHLGSGVSLCAIADGRSVATTMGLTPLDGVPMSTRCGSIDPGVLVYLLRHAELDLDEVEHMLYYESGLKGLSMLSGDMRELLASDAREAQEAVELFAYRVQREVASLAGALQGLDVLVFTGGIGEHSPVIRERIASGLEWLGVRLDAAANRTGKALISRADSGVAVWVIPSDENGEIARETYAQLRALGG